In the Mesorhizobium sp. WSM2240 genome, TGGTATTTCCATGAAACTCGAAAAAGCAGCCAATCAACTCGAAGCGCTGGGAAATCCGACCCGGCTCCAACTCTACCGCACCTTGGTTCGCGCCGGGGAGGAGGGGCTGCCAGTCGGGCGTATCCAGGAAAAGCTGGATATAGCCGCTTCGACGCTCTCGCATCATTTGAAGCGCCTGGTCGACACCGGACTGGTGACGCAAGAGCGGCAGGCGACGACGCTGATCTGCCGCGCCCATTATCCAGGCATGCAGGCACTGATCGGCTACCTGGCCGACGAATGCTGTGCCGATGGAACCTGCCCGCCGGTGGCGAAAGAAGCGGTTGCATAAGGCCGGCATTTTTTTGACTTGATAATTCGAAGTTACTAGAAGGATGGAAGGTGTGAACATGACTTTGAACGGAGAACTTCCTGTTGCGATTGTCGGCGCCGGTCCCGTAGGTCTGGCGGCGGCTGCTCATCTGGTATTGCGCGGCTTGACACCGATTGTCTTCGAGCGTGGCGAGACGGTCGGCTCGGCGCTGCTCCAATGGGGGCATGTCCGGGTGTTTTCGCCGTGGCGCTATAATAGCGATGCGGCGGCGCGGTCGCTGCTCGAGCAATCGGGCTGGGAAGCCCCGGACGACGAGGCGCTGCCGACGGGATCGGAGATCGTACGGGACTATCTCACACCGCTGGCGGCGCTTCCGCAGATCGCGCCCAATCTGAGGCTTGGCGCGGCGGTGACGGCGATCACGCGCCGGGGACACGACAAGGTCTCCGATGAAGGCAGGCAGGAGTCGCCATTCGTCATCCGCTATCGGGATGCAGATGGGGAGCACCGCATGCTTGCCCGCGCTGTGATCGACGCGTCAGGAACCTGGTCGCGGCCCAATCCGATCGGCGTCGACGGTCTTCCGGTTCCGGGGGAGCGCGAGGCAGGCGAACGGATCGCCTACGGCATCCCGGACGTGATCGGCGCGCGCAGGAGCGACTATGCCGGAAAACGCGTGCTGGTGATCGGTGGCGGACATTCCGCGATCAATGTGGCGCTGGCGCTGATAGAGCTTCAGGGC is a window encoding:
- a CDS encoding metalloregulator ArsR/SmtB family transcription factor; amino-acid sequence: MKLEKAANQLEALGNPTRLQLYRTLVRAGEEGLPVGRIQEKLDIAASTLSHHLKRLVDTGLVTQERQATTLICRAHYPGMQALIGYLADECCADGTCPPVAKEAVA